From the Colletotrichum lupini chromosome 1, complete sequence genome, the window TCCAAGAGCACGGCGAGCGGTTCTGGATCGTGTCCGGTCTGATTGGCTCCGGGTACGGCGCCGTCTTCAGCCTGACgcccatcatcatcaccgTCATCTGGGGCGTCGAGAACTTTGCGACAAACTGGGGCATCGTCGCCATGTTCCCCGCCCTGGGCTCGACTTTCTGGGGACTGGTGTACTCGGCCGTCTACCAGTCTGGCGCTGAGAACTCTCCCCagcgcggcggcggcagcggcggtgGCGGAGACGTCTTTTGCTATGGCGCGCAGTGTTACGCGCCGACGTTCTGGGCCATGGCCGTCACTGTATGGTTGGCGTGTGGCATGATCCTCTTTGCCTGGAAGGGCAAGGGTGGATGGGCGCAGCGCGGCATCATCATCTAAGTCGTCAAACATCACTGTTACTACAACATTACATCACATAACAcatctttcttttttattgtCAGGCATGTGTATCGGCGTTTGGGCAAGAGCATTTGGGTTGAATAAGGCGTGTCATATCTATTCCGCCGTGGTTTCATTGGGGTATATAATCGCGTAAAGTCATAAAATATCCGGGCCAGTCCTGTTTTCCCTCTCGTGATCCAAAAGTCGCTCTCGCAtcgcacacacacatacTTTCTGTCtcactttctctctctcgttCTCTCGCCATGTTTTTGTGTTATTCGATCATAGCATCATGATTGCTACCAAGGTCGCAAGCGCCATAATCAGGCCCGCCACCAGAGGCGTGCTCGTCCTCGCACTCGCGTTCTCCTGGTCGTACTCACTCATCGTCTTCATGCAGATCCATTGCGAATACAAGAGCTTGTCAAACAAGACGCTCATGACGGGCGTGTACCCGTTCAGCCCGCCTGTTGGTTTTGTCGTGCTCCCGTCCCCGTCGAGAATCAGCTCCACGTCGGTCAGCTTGAACATGTCGTACGACTGCGGCAGCGTCGGGTGGCAGTCGTTGTTGTCGTCTGCGTCGCCCGCGTCCTGCGCCAGCACGGTCGGGGCGTCCGGGCCGATGACGTCGACACCGGTGATGTTGACGGCGCCGGCGACGAGGTTGCAGTGGAAATCTTTATCTGTACGCGTCCGCTCCTCGAGGTACATTGCGATTTCCTGGCACCGGGGTAGGGTCTCGTCATTGGAGTGGGCGGTGCGGAAGTCGTCTACGTAGCCCGTGATCTCGTCCATACAGGACTGCTGGAGCCAAGGGCTACAGTCTGTGGTGTCGAGGTCGGGTACCTCGTGCGGTGTGGGCAACGTCTGGAACATGTGCTGGAAGATGAGGGCGCATCCCTTGGGGTAGCTCTCCGACGAGAGATTCAGTCCTGCGGGGGCGCCTAGGTAGTAGGATTGGGTATAGAGCTGCTTCTTTATCCAGCTGGGGGAGTTTGCCGGGGCGGGGGAGTTGGCGACGGTGGCGACGGTGAGGGAGAGCTTGCGAATGTCGGTGGTGTTCTTGTCGTCTATGGGTATGTCGAGAACCTCCGGGGCGATGCCGACGCGGCGGAGGACGGAGCCGGCGAGGGTACAGTTTGACTCGCCGACGAGGTCGTCGACGGCGCCGGGCGGGCAGTCTACATCGGCGCAGCCTTTTAGAGAGACCTCTGTTAGGATGGGGACCGTTGCGAGAGCGGGCCCGGACCCCGCGAGGACCGTGAGGAGGGAGGTCCCCATGAGGCTCGAGGACCAGAGCCTCATTCTAGAGGGGGTGTATCCGTAGGGGACACCGGCCGGCGGGATGGACTGGAGTTGCTTTCGTCTCGGTTGAGTTGGTTTACGTCAAGTGTTCAGGGGAAAGCGTGATGAGAGGGACCCGGAGACGGGAAACCGGCAAGAGGCCACGCAGGGCCAAGACCGCGATGAACAATTGGGGCCTGGGCCGAATAGGTATAAAGACCTGGGTCCCGGGACGCGAAGAGAGGACCAGCGCGGTGGGCGCGCCGGGCTCTGCTCTGCTCTGCTGCGGCGTGCGCTGCCTGGTGGGATGCTGCGCAGGTTCCGCAGGACGATGAGAGGTGGTTCGTCTGGCACGGAAGTACGGCAACGACGGGTGAGGTTTTTGGTCTCGGCGCCGTGGTTGTTCGCGGGCGGGGTGTGGGGTGCGGGTTGCTTTGCGGTAGGTTTGTGCGTGGTGTGTTGTGCTGGCTTTGCCGACCTATGCGGACTGCTGGGCAGTGGATGGGCAGAAAGAGCTGATGGAGTTCTGGCAGAAGCAGATGAATGTGCTAGGGTCGGTAAGTGGTCGATAGTATCACCAACACCTTTGTCGCTGGCTTCATCGTTCGACCTCGCGTCGTTGTTGTTGATTCCTGCATTGACTTTGGAGGAGTCGAGAATTTTCCTGGGCAGAGCGCCGAGAAAAGGAAAAAGGTGAGCAGAGAGGCAGAGCAGAGACGGGCAGCCAGGAGCGGGGTGAAAACCACCGCAGCAGGAAGTACTTCGTACAGACACTGGCAAGACTGGGCAAGAACTGATCACAGATTACATCAATGAGTGAAAAAGCAGCAACAGCGGGCGAGAGGGTCGCGTGGTGGAAGGTGATAGGCGCCCAGAAGGTGATTCTTTCCTTGGCATTCCTTGGCGCTCTCACCGTCTGGTTGGCTTATCTAAGGATTTGAGGTAAATTCCTCAATTCCTCTTCGTCCATGAACTGAATTTGATGGTTTTTGAATGTCGAGTTGGCGTTGATCTGTTTGTGATGCTCAATTGAGTTGCTATAAGATGAGATGGCAGGTGAAAAAAACTCACGTTATACTCATCTCAAGTGTGTCTTGAGCACTGAGGAATGGACGGTGAGTTTGGGTTGAAGAGTGAGTGTGAGAGTGAGGTACCTAACCTGAGAGGGGGGATGGTGGGGTTGGGGATGACTACCTAACCAGCCTGGAAACTAtgtacctaggtaccttaaACTGCGTCCGATCTAATCCCCGGAtaaggtacctaaggtaagcTTAAACTTCGGACTTTGCAAACAGCTCCTTCAACTTCACTCACTCCCACTCATCCAACATTCCTCATGTTCATGTCCTTTCTGCGGCTCATGCGAACCACTCTTTCTTGCTTCAATAGCCGCTACGAATGATGTTCGTGACGACATTGGACCCGGCCGTCTACCAACTGAGACACAACTACCGTTACGCTGAGGCATTGAGGCAGTGAGGCTGTGCTGGAGTTGGTGCTCAACGCCTGGTTGCCCTACTTCAACCTGACCAATCTTGAGAGCCCAAGATGAATTTTCACGCGTCCAATCCTCCGCAGATGCGCAGATGCGCAGATGCGCAACAACGGTAATGCGAGGTGCTTGACCGAATCTCGCACCTTGTGCTACGAATGTCACGTTCAATTGCCTTGCTTTACGTGAAATGTGCAGTTACTGGCCCTTTGAATGGATTAAATGCTGCTCCCCCTCCTGGCAGCATGGCCTTTCCCTCCATTTCGTCTCATTCACTTTCAATCCTTGGCGTCACAGCAAAACGACTTCGTGATCGCTGTCAGCCAAAACACTAGGCGAACCTCATCGCACTCCAATCCTTCCCTTACTTGCATAACGCCCTACTGATCCTCTACATCTCACTACTGGTCTACAACAACTCGAGCATGGTTGAGACCACCCCCGAAGATGACACCCTCACTCCCCCACCATCGTTGCCTCAGCCTGAGAATATGGGGTCCTCCCAATCTCTGAAACAGCTGCTCGAGGCTGCCATGTGTCGCTCGCTCAATCTCAACGGCGGTGATTTCAAGGAGTTCCTCCCCGAGCCTGCGCTCAACCGAATCCTCACCCCGCAGTCGGCACTAGCAGCTCTGACTTCGAGCCCTGGCATCGCCGACCTGATGTGTAGCATCTACGCTGTCACCGTTTTCAACAAGCAGAAGACTTACATCAAGACCTTTGCCATTCTGGTCTTGATCGGTCGCGTCGATGCCCTTCCAGCTTTTATGCACAATTCTCTCGGCGACGAGCACTTGCCATTGGCATTTACATCTATTTCAGGAGAGAAGACTACCTTGGTCCGGTCCTTGACGACCCCGTCTTGCTCTGATCTGTCATTGATGGGGCTCAGCCATTACGAGGCCTTGTTATTCGAGGCCACACAATGGAAACTCCTGGCGCCTGTTTTTGCACGACGTCAACTCGAAGACGAGCCGCTCGAGTTTCCGGAGGGCACCATATTGCCGATCGTAATGCCTGATACATTTGAGGGGTTCCAGACGCCTCGCAACGGTATGAGCAGCAGTTCTCGCATCTACAAGGCCCATTTTCATGCCGGGCATCACGACTTTCCCTTCTCCAAGGTCGCAGTCAAAAAGCTGCTTCACGGAAGATCGGAAGACTACAGGCGTGAGGTCGAAGCCCTCAAGGTATTTGGTGACATGGGccaatataatattattgaGCTCCTTGCCACCTTCAAGCTTGGGAAAAACTACTACCTAATTTTCCCCTGGGCCGAATCCGATCTCCGCAGCTTCTTTGCTACCGAGTCACCCTCTTTGCCTCGTCCTATCGGAAAAGCGGTAGTGCCTGCTGCCACCTGGACTGCCAAGCAGATGCTCGGCATTGCTGAGGCTTTGAAGGCAATCCATTATTGCCGACAGACAATGCTTTCTAGATCAACTAGATCAACAATTCGTAGGGAACCTTCAGATGAGAAAGATTACGGCATACATGGGGATCTCAAACCGGAAAATATTCTTCTTTTCTCTGATAGGGGCCCATGGCAATCGCAGCTCATTGTGGCTGACCTTGGACTGACCCGAATTCACTCCGCGACAACGTCTTCTCAGGCAGACAGGCCAGCAGGCTATTCGCTCACCTACCGTGCTCCGGAACATGATGTCGGCCTTTTTAATGGTCAAAAAGCAGATATTTGGTCGCTCGGCTGCGTCATGAGTGTAGCAGCTACATGGATGACTCTGGGGAGCAGGGGGGTCAAGACTTTCGACGCCAGCCGTCTGACAAAGGCCAACGGCCGATTCGACAACTCCTTTTTCGAGGTTTCCAAAGATCGAGAGAAAGGGATCCGAGTCAAGCTGAAAGCTGCTGTATCTTACGTGAGTAGTTGATCAAGAACTTTCTTGTAACATTAAAGTATGTATGCTAACACAGACTTGGATAGTGGATCAGTCGACTACATCAAGCTCCAACAGCCAGTATGTTCACGCACGATCTTCTGAATCTCGTTCAAAATGGGATGCTAGAAGTCGACGGCTCCAAGCGACTGTCGAGCGGTGATATTGTGTCCAGCCTTGAAAAGATGTACGATAAGTGCTGTGATGTCCCTGGCTACACGAAAGCAGCTCCTTTTGGACATATGTCAAGCTGGCTAGGCCGACAGCGGCTCTTGATAGGACCTCATGCACCTCAAGCTCGGTCTCTCGCTGTAAATATGGTGAAGTTACCAAATTCGATGCAACAAAGTCAAACGCTGCCGACAACTCCATCTCAGGCTCGATTCGGCTCGGATTTCCCTAGCTCAACCGCTGGGCCCTTCCCTGAGTTCGACGCAAGACTAAGTGTGACCTTACCCAGCTCGTTTTCAGGGCCATTTCTTTCTGGTCAGGCACAACACGGCAGCGCTGCGAGCCAGCCAAACCCTGCCTTTGGAGAGATGGGTTTCTTTACTTCACCAGATATTGGTAGGCTCACATCTCCAACTGTGGAGCAGTACCTACCCTCTCTCGAAGACCCCCAGGTGTCTGAGCTCGCAGCTACAGAGCCTACTAGTGGGATAAAGAGGGTCCATGAGCCAGAGAGCAACAAAACTGAGGTTAAACGGCAAAAGTCGCAGAAATCGCGGAAAACAAAGGCCGCATCCAACCCTTCAGGGCCTGAAGACCCTGTTGAACCGTCTTCCGAGTCTCTGGCGGGTGCTCAGGATGAAGCACGCCCTTTTGCATGCCCTTACTACAAAAACGACCCGAAGAACTACTGCAAGAAGAAGTACAAGCTGTGCGGAAGTTCCGGTTGGGAGACCATTCCCAGACTCAAGTAAGTTTCGTTTCGCCTTGTCCGAACTGAGTATCATCTCAGTCATTTCAATATTACACGGAAGCATATGCTGATGTACCACACTAGGGAACACCTCCACCGAGCTCATCATAAGCCTGGGCTTAAATGCAGTATATGTCTTGAGCGACTACCGTCAAGGGAGGACCTCGGCAAACACTACAATGCTAAGGTTCGATGTGTCAGGCGAGATGACAAAGTTGATGACATGATGGACGATGCGCAATGGGGCTTATGTCAAGCCCAGATGCGCCGCAAGTCAGACGCCTATAAGTGGGGCGAGATCTACAAGATACTCTTTGGGTCAAGCCCTTCGGGAACCATGCCTTCTCCCTGTATGTCTTCTTTCCAGAATCTTAAATAGGTACGGATATGTAACTGACGTGGTTAGATCGTGACGACCTTGAGACGTTTTGCGACTTTCTTGTGTCGAAGAAACAACAGTCAGCTTGCGACGAATTCCACATCGACATATGTCTGAACTTTGTTCGCGAGTTCCAGAATCCCGGGTCTCTCACGCAGTCTACCGAAGTCTCCGAGGTACCGCCGTCCTTGACTGGTGGTTGGTCCAACGACTCGACCTTGTCTTCTGTTATCATGCCGATGGAGAACGAAACGGAGGCAATTCATTTTGAGTATGACAGAACGACTGATGTCAATTGTCAATCACAGCAGACTGGTGCGATGGGACAGGGTGCTTTTGGTGTTTTTGCTGATGGAAGCCAGTCTTTTACGGAGGAGTTTGGCGATCTTTTACATTTGGATCCAAACGGATCTGTGATTTGAAAGAGGGGCTTGGGATCCTACGTCGCGCGTAGGAACCCGAGTGTCTGGTTTTCCTTTCTATTTTTTGAGATACCACTGGCGTTGTCTTACTTATCAATACTCGACATCGAAATTAGATTTTCATATCGTACTACATGTTCGGGTTTCCTTTCATATTCAGCAGAACGACATCATCCTCCATGGACCCATGGGCCTACGTCATCCTTGTATTATTCAGAGGTCACGACTGAAGAAGACTTCAGTTGCATCTGAAGTTGAAAACTCTTCGTCTAGTTTATTACAGTGAAAGACTTCTAATCCATGTAAAGTAGGCACCGCTGCCAGGTCCAATCACGCCAACTTCTTGGACGAGATAGTCATACAAGCAACATTAATATGTGCAAAAGTGAGGTCTCCGTAAAAGTACAGACCGA encodes:
- a CDS encoding protein kinase, with the protein product MFVTTLDPAVYQLRHNYRYAEALRQAQDEFSRVQSSADAQMRRCATTVMRVTGPLNGLNAAPPPGSMAFPSISSHSLSILGANLIALQSFPYLHNALLILYISLLVYNNSSMVETTPEDDTLTPPPSLPQPENMGSSQSLKQLLEAAMCRSLNLNGGDFKEFLPEPALNRILTPQSALAALTSSPGIADLMCSIYAVTVFNKQKTYIKTFAILVLIGRVDALPAFMHNSLGDEHLPLAFTSISGEKTTLVRSLTTPSCSDLSLMGLSHYEALLFEATQWKLLAPVFARRQLEDEPLEFPEGTILPIVMPDTFEGFQTPRNGMSSSSRIYKAHFHAGHHDFPFSKVAVKKLLHGRSEDYRREVEALKVFGDMGQYNIIELLATFKLGKNYYLIFPWAESDLRSFFATESPSLPRPIGKAVVPAATWTAKQMLGIAEALKAIHYCRQTMLSRSTRSTIRREPSDEKDYGIHGDLKPENILLFSDRGPWQSQLIVADLGLTRIHSATTSSQADRPAGYSLTYRAPEHDVGLFNGQKADIWSLGCVMSVAATWMTLGSRGVKTFDASRLTKANGRFDNSFFEVSKDREKGIRVKLKAAVSYWISRLHQAPTASMFTHDLLNLVQNGMLEVDGSKRLSSGDIVSSLEKMYDKCCDVPGYTKAAPFGHMSSWLGRQRLLIGPHAPQARSLAVNMVKLPNSMQQSQTLPTTPSQARFGSDFPSSTAGPFPEFDARLSVTLPSSFSGPFLSGQAQHGSAASQPNPAFGEMGFFTSPDIGRLTSPTVEQYLPSLEDPQVSELAATEPTSGIKRVHEPESNKTEVKRQKSQKSRKTKAASNPSGPEDPVEPSSESLAGAQDEARPFACPYYKNDPKNYCKKKYKLCGSSGWETIPRLKEHLHRAHHKPGLKCSICLERLPSREDLGKHYNAKVRCVRRDDKVDDMMDDAQWGLCQAQMRRKSDAYKWGEIYKILFGSSPSGTMPSPYRDDLETFCDFLVSKKQQSACDEFHIDICLNFVREFQNPGSLTQSTEVSEVPPSLTGGWSNDSTLSSVIMPMENETEAIHFEYDRTTDVNCQSQQTGAMGQGAFGVFADGSQSFTEEFGDLLHLDPNGSIFISYYMFGFPFIFSRTTSSSMDPWAYVILVLFRGHD